The Desulfovibrio sp. TomC genomic sequence GCCGGTCACGTCGTCATCGTAGCGCACCGAGATGTTTTCCAGGCGGATGGCCCGGGGCTGGGGGGCAACGGTCCAGCCGGAACCGGCCGAGGCGTCCTGGGGCGTGGTCAGGTCGTCCCAGTTGGTGCGGCCGTCGGCCCGCCGCCGCAGGTGGAGGGTGAGGTCGTCGGCCCGAAGCGACCCGGGCGAGACCACCTTGGCCAGAAGCGGCAGGACCTGGATGGTCATGGCGAGCTTTCTGGCCGAGAGCATGGGTTCGTCGCCAAAACCGGCCGCATTGGCCACGGTCACCGGTCCCATGGACAGCCCCAGCCAGGGGGTAAAGGCAATGCTCACCTCGCCGGCCAGGGTCACCTGCCGGCCCAGGGCGTCGGTTAGCGCCTGTTCGGCAATGGCCCGCAGCCGCGCAGGACCGATGGCCTGCCGGGCGGCCAAGGGCAGGCCCAAACCCACGGCCACCGCCAGGACGGCCAGCAGGGCGGCCAGTCGTGGCAGGCGGGAGCGGCGCTTGGCCGGGGCGGCGTCGGGTTGGGGACTTGGCATGGGAGTGGGGCAGGGCCTGGGGGCTACAGACTGACGCTTAATCCCGTGCGTCCGGGCAGGCCACGCTGGGCTTCGACGATGGCCCGCCGGCCGTTTTTGGTGGCCAGCAAAAAGGAAGCGCCGTCAGTGACGTCATTCACTTCCACCTTCCAGCCCCGGGCGGCCATATCCTTCGTATAAAAGGCGCTGATTTCGGCCGGGCTGGCCCCGGTCTCAAACAGCACGGCAGTCGCTTTGGGAAAACGGATCACCCGTTTGAACTCGGCTCCCGGAAAGACCCCGGCCTCGTTGCCAAGCACCGAATGGTAGTCGTCCTGGGCCGATGCCGGCGCACAGCACAGCAGGCAGCACACGGCAAGGAACACTATGCGCGCCACAGCGGTCGTCGGCACGGCGGACCTCCTTTGGAATCGGGGCTGTTGTGCTACGAGAGCGGCCCGAAGTCAAAGGCCTCCGGGGTTGCCGTTTTCAGGAATCCATGGAAGAACCGGAAAAAATTGGGCCACTGAACCCAATGCGATGCGAGGAGCGTTCATGCGAAGCCTTGTTCCGGCATTTCTGGCTCTTGTCCTGCTTGCGGCCGCGCTGGCCGGCTGCACCCGGGAAACCGGCGGCGGCGAAGCGAAATACCTGCATCTTTTCAACACGGCCTGGGCCAAATGCAACCATCTGGGCCTGTATGAAGTCCGGGTGGAGTCCGTGGCCAAGCGGCCGGACGGGAACAAGGTGGTGACGGTGCGCTACCTGTATGACAACGGCATGGTGCCGGACCAGGGCCGGGCGGCCATGCTCGTTGCCCCGGAGAACCGGCTGGCCGACAGCTGCGTGATCAATCTTGGAATCAACCGGTGCCTGTGCGACGAGGTCCCGGGCTGGCGCGTCGGGCCGTAAGCCCGGAAGGCGCATCGAACCGACATTTCGGGCCGACATTTCGGGCAGACACGGGCCATCCCGCTTGTAACGGCGGCCGTTCCCCGGTATGCCGCTTGGCCGTACCGTCACAGCCAACCATCCAAAGGCGAATCCATGTCCAAAGTCTATCTCATCGGGGCCGGTCCCGGCGATCCGGGGCTCCTGACCCTGCGCGGCAAAGACCTTCTGTCGCGTGCCGACGTCGTGGTCTACGACTATCTGGCCAACAAGGCCTTCCTCGATTTCTGCCGCAAAGACGCACAAATATACTATGTCGGCAAAAAGGGCGGCGACCACACCCTGCCCCAGGACAAGATCAACGACCTGCTCGTGGACATGGCCAAGTCCGGCAAGATGGTGGCCCGCCTAAAGGGCGGCGATCCCTTTGTTTTTGGCCGGGGCGGCGAGGAAGCCGAAGAGCTCATTGCCGCGGGCTGCGATTTCGAGGTCGTGCCCGGCGTGACCTCGGCCGTGGCCGCGCCGGCCTATGCCGGCATCCCCATCACCCACCGCTCGTTTACCTCGTCGGTGTCGTTTATCACCGGCCATGAAGACCCGACCAAGAACGAAAGTTCGCTCAACTGGGAGGCCTTTGCCCAGTCCGGTTCCACCCTGGTCTTTTTCATGGGGGTCAAAAACCTCCCGCACATCACGGAAAATCTCATCAAGGCCGGCATGTCCGGCGACACTCCGGCGGCGCTGGTGCGCTGGGGCACCACCTGCCGCCACAAAAGCCTCGTGGCCACCGTGGCCACCATGCCCGAAGAGGCCAAAAAGCACGGCTTTGCTCCGCCGTCGCTTTTTGTGGTCGGCGGCGTGGTCGGGCTGCACGAGACGCTTTCCTGGTACGAAAAGCGTCCGCTTCTGGGCAAAGGCGTGGTCGTCACCCGCAGCCGCGAACAGGCCAGCGACCTGACCCGCCTGCTCGCCGAGGAAGGGGCCTGCTGCTTCGAGTTCCCGGCCATCGAAATCGCACCGCTTGCCGACGTCGCCCCGGTGCGCGCCGCCATCGCCCAGCTTTACGAAAACGACTGGGTTATTTTCACTTCGGCCAACGGCGTGGACTGCTTTTTTGAGCAGATGGATGCCCTTGAGCTTGACGCCCGGGCCTTTGCCGGCATCCAGGTGGCGGCCATCGGACCGGCCACGGCCAAGAAACTGGCCGAACGCGGCCTGCGGGCCGATTTCCTGCCCGAGCGCTTCGTGGCCGAATCCGTGGTCGAGGGGCTGCTGGCCCGCGACGTCCAGGGCAAAAAAGTGCTCATTCCCCGGGCTCGCGAAGCCCGGGACGTGCTGCCGGAAAAGCTCGCCGAGGCCGGCTGTTCCGTCACCGTGCTGCCGGTCTACGACACCCGGCCCGTGGACCAGGACCCGGCCGAACTGATCGAGGCGATCAAGGCCGGCGACATCCACTACGTCACCTTCACCTCGTCCTCCACCGTCAAAAACTTCTTCGCCCAGATCCCGGCCGAGGTGCTCAAAGCCTCGCAGGTCAAAACCGCCTGCATCGGTCCCATCACCGCCGCCACCCTGGCCGAATACGGCTTTACCCCGGACGTCAGCGCCGCCGCCTACACCGTGCCGGCCCTGGCCGAAGCCGTCATAGCCGACGCGAGACCGTCGTCATGACCCTGCCCGTCGCCGTCCTCGTCTCCGGTTCCGGCTCCAATCTGCAAGCCATTATCGACCGGATCGAGGACGGCGTCCTGGCGGCGCGCATCACGGCCGTCGTTTCCAACAAAGCCGACGCCTACGCCCTGACCCGCGCCCACACCCACGGTATTCCTGCCGTCGTGCTGCCCCACGCCGCCTTCCCCGACCGGGCCGCCTACGACGCCGCGTTGCTGGCCGCCGTGCGCGACTCCGGGGCCGAGGCCGTGGTCCTGGCCGGATTCATGCGCCTGCTCGGGGCCGATTTCGTGGCCGCCTACCGCGACCGCATCCTCAATATCCACCCAGCCCTGCTGCCCGCCTTCCCGGGCCTTGCCGCCCAGGGCCAGGCCGCCGGCTACGGCGTGACCATCGCCGGGGCCACGGTCCATTTCGTGGACGAGAAAATGGACAACGGCCCCATCGTCATCCAGGCCGCTGTGCCGGCCTTTCCCGACGACGACGCCCAGAGCCTCGGCGGGCGCATCATGAGCCTGGAACACCGCATTTACCCCCAGGCTCTCCACTGGCTGGCCACCGGCCGCCTCAGCCTCCACGGCCGCAAGACCCGCCTCGCCCCGGCCTCTGTCGCACCAGCCGACATACAGGATGTCATGCCGTGCCTGGTCAGCCCGGCCCTGGAGACAGGATTTTAGGAAAGGGGAAGGGGAAGAGAAGACGAAAATGCCTCCGGCGGCCGGGGGCCTGAGGCCCCCGGACCCCCCAACGGGGAAATTTTGTAAGGGGCTCCTGGCGCTGGCCGACAATCTGCTCGGCGGTTGGCAGGGGTGCCGAGGTAGAGCGTTGACGGGAACTACGGTTGTTCCGGCAGCCAAAAGGCCTGAGACATTTTGGGGACCCACCTGGAGTTGGTTTGATTTGACCGGGCGTGACGCCAAATCGACGGACGGAAGGTGCGCACGAAAAGACGCGAAGAGGCCGGGGACCGGAGCTAACCGGCACAGGGGCTTGTGGGCAACGAAGCGGTCCAGGCCATGCCCCGGGCTTCAACACCGGCGCCGAAGGCACAACGTGTCTTGGTTCTTGTTTTCGAAACTGACGACGTTGCGTAACACGATGCGTAATACATTTTGTCAATTAACCCGGACAAGGGGGTCCGGGGGGGATTATCCCCCCCGGCGGGTCCAGGGCAGCGCCCTGGTCTTCCTTTCCCTCTTTCCTTCTCCTCATACATTCCCCCTATGAAACGACAGTACTGGGCGCTCCTGTTCGTGGCGGTCTTCGCGCTGCTCTCCTGGCGGGGCATCTTGTGGACCCCGGGCCACGTCTATCAGAACTGGGACCGGGTCCCGACCCCGTTCCCGGAAGAGATGCGGCAGGTGGCCGATATCTCCAAGCACGCCTGGGCCTCGAAGTACGACATGGGCGCGCCGGGCGCATTTTCCGGCATCACCCGCTGGTTCGACCTCGTCACCCGCGACCTGGGATCGCATATCGGCGGCCCGGTCATCGTGCGCTGGGAGGGACCGGTCTATGCCGTCGTCGGAGCCGGCGGCATCGTGGCCTTGTGCCGGCTGCTTGGCCTGGGGCTTTTGCCGTCGGTGCTGGCGGCCATGCTCTATGCCTTCAATCCGCGCCAGTTTTCCATGACCGTGGCCGGGCATGTGGAGGAGAGCGGCTTTGTCCTGGCCCTGGTTCCCTGGGTGCTGGCGCTCTTGTCCGGGGCGGGAGGCGCTGCCTCGCTGCGCCGGTTTTTCGCCCTGACCCTGACCGCCGGCCTGCTTGGCGGTCTGGCCTGCTCGGCCTCGCCGTTTGGCATCGTCTTTTACGGGTCGTTCACCTTTTTCCTGGCCCTTGGCGAGACCATTGCCCGGCGTTCGGCCCGGCCGGCGTTGGCCTTTGCCCTGGCCGGGTTTGTGGCCCTTTTTCTCCATCTGCACTGGCTGGTTCCGGCCGCCAGTTCCATCATCCATGCGGCGGATTTCAAGCATCACCAGACCAAGGAAGAGATCAACGACCATTACCAGGGCATCTACCGCCGCTATTCCGCGCCGCTGCGCCAGGCCATGCTCGGGCACACCGACAATTACGGCATGGGCACGGAGTACGCCTATCCGGTCACGCTCAAGGACAATCCCGAATGGGTGGCCGCCGCCCTGGCCCTGCTCGGACTGGCCCTGGTCGGGCTGGCCTACAAAGGCCCGAATCGGGGGCTTAAATATTTCGCCGGATTCTGTCTGCTGGCCGGGTTTATCTGCATGGCCGGCAACAAGACCCTGGCCGGGGCGGTCTTTTACGAGAAATTCCTAAACCGCGTCCCGATCCTCTTTTTCCAGATGGCCCGGCCGGCCCGCTGGCTGCCGGTCTATTACGCCGGCCTGTCGCTTCTGGCCGGCCTGGGGCTGGCCCAATTGCTGCGCTACGGCCGGCAAAGCCCCCGGGGCCGGGCTGCGGCGGCCGTGTTCGCCGCCGGGGCGCTGGCCGTGTATCTGCATCCCTACTGGACCGGGCAGCTGACCCGGCCGCAAAACGCCACCTCCCAGACCATGGCGCTCATGCCCCAGCCGCTGTCCCCGGCCGAGGGCCGGCTCTCGAAGTTTTTCACCAATGATCCGGAAGACTACCGGGTGACGGTCTGGCCGACCATCGCCGGCCCCACCGGCGATGTGCCGGACCCGCCGGACAACGGCCTGACCCGCAATTTCGCCCTGCTTGGCAAGGACGCCATCATGGGGCCGACCTACATCGGCGAGCCCTACAGCCTCTATCTGCTGGGCCTGCTCCACCGTCCCTGGCCGGTTACCGACGCCTTTGGCCGGCTGCTCGGTCTGGCGGCGGTCAAGCGGGTCATCTACAACCAGACCAATCCCTATCTGTCCTACAGCCCTTTTGGCTGGATGCCGACCACCAAACGCGGCCCGGAGACGCTCTTTGATCCGGGCGATCTGATCGGCCCGTTCATTGCCGCCCAGCAGGACCTGACCCCGGACCCCGAGCTGGCCGCGTCGCCCGAGGCCGTGCTGCGCAATACCGATTTTCTGCCCCGGCTGCGGCTGGCCAAAAAGGCCCGGCTGGCGGCCGGCGGCTTTCCCCTGCTCCTGGCCCTGGCCAACAGCACCCGGCCCCAGGCCGCCGATGTGGCCCTGCTGTTTGGCGCGGATGCAACCGAAGCCGAACTGGCCGGCCTGGGCCCGGGGTTTGGCGGCGTCACCCTGTCCGGGCGGGGCGGCCCGGAGCTGCTCCTGCCTTTTCTCCCGGCCGATGCCTACCTGCCGGCGGCCGAGGCTGTGGCCGAAGGCGCGTTTGGCCCGCTCACTCCGCGCGCCCTTGACGATCCCCGCCACGGCGGTTCGCCCCTCGACAAGTCGGCCAAGGTCAGCGAAGGCCCGGGCACGGTGCGCTTTGCCCTGATCGGTCATGGCTCCTGGCGGTTGTTCCTGCGGGCCGGGTCGGAGAGCTATGCCGGCCCGGCCACGGTCCGCCTCGATGACGCCCCCGTGGCCGAGATTGCCGCCGGCCCGCTTGGCCGGGGCCTGGATTGGATCGACTGCGGCACGGCCACCTTTGAGCCGGGACCGCCTCATGCCCTGGAAGTGGCCATTCCCGGCCGGGGTGTTGTCGTCTCAGGCCTGCTGGCCGTGCCCGAGGATGCCTACGACGCAGCCGTGGCCCGGGTGGCGGTCGTGGCCGGGGGAGACGTCCGGCTGGCGGCCGAGGCCGAGGAGGCCGCGGTTTCGCCGGTCTCGCCCATGGCCCCGGAGCTTTTCGTGCCGCTTCTGGCCCAAGGCGCGCCTGTGACGGCGACCAGCGAAAACGCCCGGATTGATCTGGCCGATCCGCGCGGGGCCGGGGTTGTGGCCGTTGAGGGCGATTCCCCGGGCGAAGCGGTCTACACCGTCAATTTCCCGGAGCCGGTGGCCTCGCTGACCCTTGAAAGCTACCCGCGCCTGTTTGGCGACAAGGTCGTGACCTCTTATGTGGCCGCCTCGGTGTCTGTGGACGGCGGTCCGTCCAGGCTTCTGTACCGGGTCGAGGGAACCCACAACGACCGTTGGGAAGACGTCTACAAGCGCAAGGTCGTCTCCGAGATCGCCGGCCCGGCGCAAAGCGTCACCATCCGGTTCGCCATGCGCCAGGCCCAGCTTGCCTCCCAGGTCAATTCGCCCAACCAGCCCATGCGCCTGGTCGCCCACACCCCGGTGCCGGGCGGAGCGGTGCTGTCTTTTGGCGCGGCGGCCCGGTTGCCGGCCAGGCTGGAGCTGGCCGTGCCCCAGCCGGGAACCTACCAGACCGTCGTGCGGCTGGTCGGCAAGGCCGGGGAGCAGGTGGCTCTGGCCGACGGCCGGCGGCTGACGCTTGCCCGCGACGGCATGAATGCCGTCGATGCCGGCCCGGTTTCGCCCGACGCGGCCGGGCTGGTGCATCTGGCCCTGGACGGCCCAGTAGACGTGGCCTGCGACGCCGTGGAGCTTTCGACCCCTGCCGCCGCCATTGGAGCCGGCCCGGCCAGCCCGGCCGTGGCCTATACCCGGCAAAACGCCGGGCGCTACCAGTTGGCCCTGCCAGCCGGCGGCGGCTATCTGGTCTTTTCCGAAGCGTTTCATCCGGGTTGGCAGTTGACGGTTGGCGGGAAGGTCCTGGAGCCGGTCAAGGGCCTGGGATTTCTCAATGTCTATGCGTTGCCGCCGGGCGCTTCCGGACCGGCCGAACTGTTGTACCGCGACGAGGCCATCATGGCCCGGCTGGTGCCCGTCATGCATGCGGCCTGGATCGTCCTGATCCTCACGGCCCTGGTCCTTTGGCTGCCCGATCTGCTGCCCGGTCGGGGCAAGGCCGGCCGCAGCGATTGAAGCCCGGGCCGATCCCGGCTATGGTCCGGCCTGCCGGACGAGAGCCGGTTGGAGTGTTATGTCCAAGCCAGCGTCGCGGCCGGCAGCCTATATAAAGCTTGCCCGGCCGCACCAATACATCAAGAACGCCTTTGTCTTCCTGCCGCTCTTTTTCGGCTGGAAGCTGACCGACCCGGCGGCGCTCTCTAGCGCCTGTCTGGCCTTTGCCGCCTTTTGTCTGGCGGCCAGCGCCGTCTATGTCGTCAATGATTTAAAAGACATCGAGGAAGACCGGGCGCACCCGACCAAGCGCAACCGGCCCCTGGCGTCAGGCGCGCTGACTCCGGGCCAGGGGCTGGCCTTTGCCGGGGTGCTCCTGGCCGGCGCGGCCGGGCTGACGGCTTTGCTTGGGTCCGGCGGCTTTGCCCTGATCCTGGGCGGCTATCTGGCCATCAATGTCCTGTACAGTTTTGCCCTCAAGCACAAATCGCTCATTGATCTGGCCTGCATCGCCATTGGCTTCGTGCTGCGGGTGTTTGCCGGCGGCGTGGTCACCGGCATTACGCCGAGCCATTGGATCGTGCTCATGACCTTTTTGCTGGCGCTTTTTCTCGGCTTTGCCAAACGCCGCGACGACCTGCTCCTGTCCGCCGCCGGCTGCGAAAAAACGCGCCGGTCCCTTGACGGCTACAATCTGGAGTTCGTCACCGCCTCCATGATGCTCATGGCTGCGGTTGTCATCGTCAGCTACATCCTCTACACGCTTTCCCCCGAGGTCATTGCCAAGCATGGCTCGGACAAGTTGTACCTGACCGCGATTTTTGTGATCCTGGGCGTCCTTCGCTACTTGCAGATTACGCTTGTCGAGTGCAAAAGCGGTTCACCGACCCTGGTGCTCCTGCGCGACGGCTTCATCCAGGCCTCGCTGGTGCTTTGGATCGTCAGTTTCTACCTTATCCTGTATGTGGAGCGTGTCCGGAATCCATGAAGAAAATCATGTTGTTCTATCCGCCCGGGCGGTTTTACCAGCGCGGCGAGGACCGTTCCCAGGGCAACGTGGAACAGTCCACGGCCACGTCCATGCGCGCCCCCAATGACCTGGGCTATGCCGCCGCCACCCTTAAAAAAGAAGGCTTTGCCGTCTTTTTGCGCGACTACCAGACCGAGCGCTGCGCCCCGGCCGATCTCTTGGCCGATTTTGACCGCGAAAACCCGGACGGCATCTTCGTCAGCATCACCAACTCCACGATTTTTCACGATCTCGTCCTGGTGCGCGAATTAAAGGCCAGAAAGCCCGACCTTATGGTCATGCTCAAGGGCGCGATTTTTTTCGATCCCGCCCCGGCCCTTTTGGCCCAACTCGATCTCAGCGACGTCACCTATTTAATCGGCCTGGAGTCGGATTTCATCGTCGGCAAGCTCACCCAGGCTCATTTTGACGATCCGGCTGCTGTGCCGGCCATTCGCGGCATCCTCTACCGGGACGGCGAGGGCTGGGCCAAGACCGATTTCGCCTCGTGGGAGACCGATCTCGACAGCCTGCCCTTTCCCGACCGCAGCCTCATCAAAAACGCCCTCTACGCCCGCCCGGACACCGGCGAACCCCAGGCCACCATCGCCACCTCGCGCGGCTGTCCCTCGGCCTGCATCTTCTGCATGACCCCGAAGATTTCCGGCAAGAAGCTGCGCCTGCGCTCTCCGGAAAACATCCTGGCCGAGTTGACCGACTGCTACGACAACCACGGCATCCGCGACTTTTTCTTCAAGTCCGACACCTTCACCTTTGACCCGGTCTGGACCAAGGCCGTGTGTCAGGCCATCCTCAATTCCCCTCTTGGCGGCAAGATCCGCTGGGTGGCCAACTCCAAGGTCAAGCCGCTGGACGCCGACACGTTGGTCCTCATGAAAAAGGCCGGCTGCTGGCTGGTGGCCTTTGGCTACGAGTCCGGCAGCCCCGAGACCTTGACCCGCATCCACAAGAATACAACAATCAACGACAACATCCAGGCCACCAAATGGGCCAAGGAAGCCGGGCTTCTCACCTTCGGCTTCTTCCTCATCGGACTCCCCTGGGAAGGCCGCGAACATCTCGAAGCCACGCGCCGGCATATCTTCGAGCTCGACAACGATTTCCTCGAGCTGCACATCGCCATTCCCTATTATGGCACGCGCTTAAACGAAATCGCCCGGGAAGAAGGTCTGCTCCCCGGTTCGGTGCTGGGCAAAGACTATTTCAATGCCCCAACCGTCGGCACGGCCACGCTGTCCATGGAGGAAATCGAGGCCTTTC encodes the following:
- a CDS encoding SDR family oxidoreductase, which translates into the protein MKKIMLFYPPGRFYQRGEDRSQGNVEQSTATSMRAPNDLGYAAATLKKEGFAVFLRDYQTERCAPADLLADFDRENPDGIFVSITNSTIFHDLVLVRELKARKPDLMVMLKGAIFFDPAPALLAQLDLSDVTYLIGLESDFIVGKLTQAHFDDPAAVPAIRGILYRDGEGWAKTDFASWETDLDSLPFPDRSLIKNALYARPDTGEPQATIATSRGCPSACIFCMTPKISGKKLRLRSPENILAELTDCYDNHGIRDFFFKSDTFTFDPVWTKAVCQAILNSPLGGKIRWVANSKVKPLDADTLVLMKKAGCWLVAFGYESGSPETLTRIHKNTTINDNIQATKWAKEAGLLTFGFFLIGLPWEGREHLEATRRHIFELDNDFLELHIAIPYYGTRLNEIAREEGLLPGSVLGKDYFNAPTVGTATLSMEEIEAFRKKTLLDFHLRPSYIGRKLVQAGGNPKILANYARFGLRLLKNTLLPPKRPKGLTPDGTPPTVCILGAGSDIAQALARQFAAKDTANLVLASRDQERLGVAAREIAKASDVPVAVRPFDALDFASHAGFFDALDPMPDVLVIAFGLLGDQKACQSDFAAARMVVDTNFTAALSLLEIAADRFTRRGHGTIVGLTSPAGERGRKSNYIYGAAKAGLTVALAGLRHRLAGTGVHVLTVLPGWTRTRMTAAAPTPARLTAAPDRVAADIHKAIHDKTSILYTPWFWRPIMTVVRALPEKLFVKTNL
- the purN gene encoding phosphoribosylglycinamide formyltransferase — translated: MTLPVAVLVSGSGSNLQAIIDRIEDGVLAARITAVVSNKADAYALTRAHTHGIPAVVLPHAAFPDRAAYDAALLAAVRDSGAEAVVLAGFMRLLGADFVAAYRDRILNIHPALLPAFPGLAAQGQAAGYGVTIAGATVHFVDEKMDNGPIVIQAAVPAFPDDDAQSLGGRIMSLEHRIYPQALHWLATGRLSLHGRKTRLAPASVAPADIQDVMPCLVSPALETGF
- the cobA gene encoding uroporphyrinogen-III C-methyltransferase codes for the protein MSKVYLIGAGPGDPGLLTLRGKDLLSRADVVVYDYLANKAFLDFCRKDAQIYYVGKKGGDHTLPQDKINDLLVDMAKSGKMVARLKGGDPFVFGRGGEEAEELIAAGCDFEVVPGVTSAVAAPAYAGIPITHRSFTSSVSFITGHEDPTKNESSLNWEAFAQSGSTLVFFMGVKNLPHITENLIKAGMSGDTPAALVRWGTTCRHKSLVATVATMPEEAKKHGFAPPSLFVVGGVVGLHETLSWYEKRPLLGKGVVVTRSREQASDLTRLLAEEGACCFEFPAIEIAPLADVAPVRAAIAQLYENDWVIFTSANGVDCFFEQMDALELDARAFAGIQVAAIGPATAKKLAERGLRADFLPERFVAESVVEGLLARDVQGKKVLIPRAREARDVLPEKLAEAGCSVTVLPVYDTRPVDQDPAELIEAIKAGDIHYVTFTSSSTVKNFFAQIPAEVLKASQVKTACIGPITAATLAEYGFTPDVSAAAYTVPALAEAVIADARPSS
- a CDS encoding decaprenyl-phosphate phosphoribosyltransferase; amino-acid sequence: MSKPASRPAAYIKLARPHQYIKNAFVFLPLFFGWKLTDPAALSSACLAFAAFCLAASAVYVVNDLKDIEEDRAHPTKRNRPLASGALTPGQGLAFAGVLLAGAAGLTALLGSGGFALILGGYLAINVLYSFALKHKSLIDLACIAIGFVLRVFAGGVVTGITPSHWIVLMTFLLALFLGFAKRRDDLLLSAAGCEKTRRSLDGYNLEFVTASMMLMAAVVIVSYILYTLSPEVIAKHGSDKLYLTAIFVILGVLRYLQITLVECKSGSPTLVLLRDGFIQASLVLWIVSFYLILYVERVRNP
- a CDS encoding AsmA family protein — protein: MPSPQPDAAPAKRRSRLPRLAALLAVLAVAVGLGLPLAARQAIGPARLRAIAEQALTDALGRQVTLAGEVSIAFTPWLGLSMGPVTVANAAGFGDEPMLSARKLAMTIQVLPLLAKVVSPGSLRADDLTLHLRRRADGRTNWDDLTTPQDASAGSGWTVAPQPRAIRLENISVRYDDDVTGRSLAVTGARLRTGLGQPFDFSASFMAAGILPDTSLECHMQGRASLDADLGRIGLTNTRVETAVVVAAPLVPGGAVPARVVSRLTLNYDPAAAVLRLSAIDARARACNSPAKPR